Proteins from a genomic interval of Verrucomicrobiota bacterium:
- a CDS encoding O-antigen ligase family protein produces MGAAVVLGNGDQLAFQAPALILLCLGAIAIWSTSFKQAQSWCWLDVITVLTAGYFLIRAHLSPVPEFALQDQALVIGALAFYWILVFGADSKAFLRLESVIFWLAWVGCALGVYQSLKAPQFHILAFLGYERTEGATERPSGFYNYYGHFGNFLLIASVLSLRRLLNKTSGFDWWSLFRTLVFVGMLGWTGSRGSFLALGVAGVVFGVLLLISPGSPVRGKRFWIWLGAGTALVLVAGSLFYLGFGERVAGERATAEDLLDGGTRPFMRAIAWKQAAENPLMGTGSRSFDYYFDRFFNSVSVKSHGGTQDAVYTHNEFFQVLAEYGWMGVIALVSVFGGHFSLAAKGLFQVSGSWEERSWLVAGAAGLAGTLAQAWVDFHLHVLPNLLLAVFFLAAIRGFGRGADLRSNSADWGWHGKMASGLALLFLCVWCCLQLLYSACAGVHLFFASQEEGPDANQRLERLLRANAAFPSYKTAGAIAEIYRQQALELSLTERVNLLNHAEGFSALASALHPADIRTLMLRAKILDHLGRKEDSVKVWDRAMVWGEERRLYRVQEHFCDFLGRWAADAFVEGNWDKARQLARRAVELMVFVPQNRKKPEQQNPRRWDSRYRAMMTILDSPEVRR; encoded by the coding sequence TTGGGAGCAGCGGTCGTTTTGGGCAATGGCGATCAACTGGCATTCCAAGCGCCAGCACTGATACTGCTCTGTCTCGGGGCGATTGCGATTTGGTCGACAAGTTTTAAGCAAGCGCAGTCGTGGTGCTGGCTTGATGTCATTACTGTATTGACCGCAGGGTATTTTCTAATTCGAGCCCATTTGTCACCGGTGCCGGAATTTGCATTGCAGGACCAAGCCTTGGTGATCGGGGCGCTCGCTTTTTATTGGATTCTAGTCTTTGGCGCAGATAGCAAAGCTTTTCTTCGCTTAGAGTCGGTGATATTTTGGCTCGCTTGGGTAGGTTGTGCTCTAGGAGTATATCAATCGCTGAAGGCCCCCCAATTTCACATTCTCGCTTTTCTCGGGTATGAGCGAACGGAAGGGGCGACAGAGCGACCTAGCGGATTTTACAACTATTATGGGCACTTTGGAAACTTTCTTCTGATTGCTTCGGTGTTGAGTTTGCGCCGCTTGTTGAATAAGACTTCAGGGTTTGACTGGTGGTCGCTCTTTCGGACGCTCGTGTTTGTAGGTATGTTGGGGTGGACAGGTTCGCGCGGGAGTTTTCTGGCCTTAGGGGTGGCGGGTGTTGTTTTTGGCGTGCTCTTGCTGATTTCGCCCGGCTCGCCAGTGCGGGGGAAACGGTTTTGGATCTGGCTTGGGGCGGGAACGGCCCTTGTGCTAGTGGCGGGTTCGCTATTTTACCTAGGATTTGGAGAGAGAGTGGCAGGCGAGCGGGCCACGGCAGAAGATTTACTCGATGGAGGAACGAGACCGTTCATGAGGGCGATTGCTTGGAAGCAGGCGGCGGAGAATCCCTTGATGGGAACGGGTTCGCGTTCTTTCGATTACTACTTCGATCGATTTTTTAATTCGGTGTCGGTGAAGAGTCATGGAGGCACACAAGACGCTGTCTACACTCACAATGAGTTTTTCCAAGTATTGGCAGAATATGGGTGGATGGGGGTGATCGCCTTGGTGAGCGTTTTTGGCGGACATTTTTCCCTGGCGGCAAAAGGACTCTTTCAGGTTTCGGGTTCCTGGGAGGAAAGAAGTTGGTTGGTTGCTGGCGCAGCTGGTTTGGCTGGAACCTTGGCGCAGGCTTGGGTGGATTTTCACCTGCATGTGCTTCCGAATCTTCTTTTGGCGGTTTTTTTCTTGGCGGCCATTCGCGGTTTTGGGAGAGGGGCGGACTTGCGAAGCAACAGCGCCGACTGGGGGTGGCATGGAAAAATGGCGAGCGGTTTGGCTTTATTGTTTCTTTGTGTCTGGTGTTGTTTGCAATTGCTGTATTCTGCCTGCGCGGGCGTGCATTTGTTTTTTGCATCTCAAGAAGAGGGTCCTGATGCGAACCAGCGCTTGGAACGCCTCCTACGAGCCAATGCGGCTTTTCCCAGTTACAAGACGGCTGGAGCCATTGCAGAGATTTATCGCCAGCAGGCACTGGAGTTATCGCTAACAGAGCGAGTGAACTTGCTCAATCATGCAGAGGGCTTCAGTGCTTTGGCGTCGGCTTTGCATCCGGCTGATATCCGGACCTTGATGCTGCGAGCGAAGATTTTGGACCATTTGGGGCGGAAGGAGGATTCGGTGAAGGTGTGGGACCGAGCGATGGTGTGGGGTGAGGAACGACGCCTCTATCGGGTGCAAGAACACTTCTGCGATTTTTTGGGTCGCTGGGCGGCGGATGCCTTTGTGGAGGGCAATTGGGACAAAGCCCGTCAACTGGCCCGGCGAGCGGTCGAGCTGATGGTGTTTGTGCCTCAAAATAGGAAGAAGCCGGAGCAACAGAATCCGAGGCGATGGGATTCTCGCTATCGAGCGATGATGACGATTCTTGACTCCCCTGAGGTTCGGCGTTGA
- a CDS encoding exosortase-associated EpsI family protein, whose amino-acid sequence MFAALSGATMGLCALFPNAVMSPESGVEMKLPDNIKGYVGVEREPSLEELRWLPADTQILKRVYYPRDVYSEEEAIMGSLWATLILSGNDSRSLHRPEICLDGQGWEIDGQAFHSLELAGTSLEVKVLTLKGQPRANGQGHLRAHYVYWWVGHDLSTARTRDRKIISALDNVFRNVNHRWGYPSVMVYFEEGSSNEREQALKRALDFIQSHAPVFQKSLRSDLSLAETKGL is encoded by the coding sequence GTGTTCGCGGCCTTGAGTGGAGCGACAATGGGGCTGTGTGCGCTTTTTCCCAATGCGGTGATGAGCCCGGAGTCGGGGGTGGAGATGAAGTTGCCGGACAATATAAAGGGCTATGTGGGGGTGGAGCGGGAACCTTCGTTGGAGGAGCTTCGCTGGCTGCCGGCGGATACACAGATTCTCAAGCGAGTGTATTACCCGCGTGATGTCTATTCAGAGGAGGAGGCAATTATGGGCTCCCTTTGGGCGACGTTGATTTTGAGCGGAAATGACTCGCGAAGTTTGCACCGTCCTGAGATTTGTTTGGATGGTCAGGGGTGGGAAATTGACGGGCAAGCGTTTCATTCTCTTGAGTTGGCTGGGACTTCTCTGGAAGTGAAGGTGCTGACCCTGAAAGGACAACCGCGAGCCAACGGACAGGGGCATCTGCGCGCGCATTACGTTTACTGGTGGGTGGGGCATGATCTCTCCACGGCGAGAACGAGAGATCGGAAAATAATCAGCGCACTCGATAATGTGTTTCGGAATGTCAACCATCGCTGGGGCTATCCCAGTGTGATGGTGTATTTCGAAGAGGGGAGTTCCAACGAGCGTGAGCAGGCTTTGAAGCGGGCCCTTGATTTTATCCAGAGCCATGCGCCCGTCTTTCAAAAATCGCTGAGGTCGGACTTGTCTTTGGCGGAAACAAAAGGGTTGTGA
- a CDS encoding exosortase/archaeosortase family protein, translating into MKSLIPSMTQRGAFPAAALMVLLTMYLLFPFATGYEAERMTVWDNMRNGYSLDGGEWSFGYVVPWAVLVLFWLTRKRYAEVSIQPSWWGLAILVFGCFLYFAGYKTNEKYIAYVSGQVLVAGAVFWFLGKAWFQRLFWLWVLFGMTWPLGPLFEEVSFALQKGLAASTEWVLRTLGEGVERIGTSVFSAATETMERGERFSLKVAAACAGLRSLFALIMISIAYAYLILKKDWHRWVLVASAVPLAVLGNLVRMMLLYVGTITMGSEFAIGKGELDPSAYHILAGLMVFIVALSGMVAFAGLLEKKGRWWKRSKAQIRRSTAQEGGAA; encoded by the coding sequence ATGAAAAGCTTGATTCCATCGATGACTCAGCGAGGGGCTTTCCCGGCGGCAGCCTTAATGGTTTTGCTGACCATGTATCTACTCTTTCCCTTCGCTACAGGCTATGAGGCGGAGAGGATGACGGTTTGGGACAATATGCGGAATGGGTATTCGCTAGACGGTGGTGAATGGTCTTTTGGGTATGTGGTGCCTTGGGCGGTGTTGGTTTTGTTTTGGTTGACCCGTAAGCGTTATGCGGAGGTTTCTATTCAGCCGTCTTGGTGGGGGTTGGCAATTCTGGTTTTTGGTTGTTTTCTTTATTTCGCGGGATACAAAACCAATGAAAAATATATCGCTTACGTTTCGGGACAAGTATTAGTGGCGGGGGCGGTTTTTTGGTTTTTGGGTAAAGCCTGGTTTCAGCGGTTGTTCTGGCTTTGGGTGCTTTTTGGTATGACTTGGCCGCTTGGTCCTTTATTTGAAGAGGTGAGTTTTGCGCTGCAGAAGGGGTTGGCCGCTTCTACTGAGTGGGTGTTGCGGACGCTGGGGGAGGGCGTAGAAAGGATTGGGACTTCGGTCTTTTCCGCGGCTACGGAGACCATGGAGCGGGGTGAGCGATTTAGCCTCAAGGTGGCGGCCGCTTGTGCGGGTTTGCGATCGCTCTTCGCACTCATCATGATCAGTATCGCCTATGCCTACTTGATTCTGAAGAAGGATTGGCACCGATGGGTTCTGGTCGCTTCGGCAGTGCCCTTGGCGGTGCTGGGCAATTTGGTTCGGATGATGTTGCTCTATGTAGGCACGATCACAATGGGCTCCGAGTTTGCGATCGGCAAAGGTGAGCTGGATCCTTCAGCCTATCATATATTGGCTGGTCTCATGGTGTTTATTGTAGCGTTGTCAGGGATGGTGGCCTTTGCAGGGCTTTTGGAGAAAAAGGGGCGTTGGTGGAAACGGAGTAAGGCGCAAATTCGCAGGAGCACTGCGCAGGAAGGAGGTGCTGCATGA
- a CDS encoding glycosyltransferase family 4 protein, translating to MKSAEHPRVVVAGQIPPPIGGQALMVRFLFKLLNDSKAYRVSLWKFDFTRRIQEIRKGGFSKLFALAAVLGRLLRLRLRGEIDLVIFPAGGPHLAPLVRDALLLPCATLLSKNVVMHFHAAGLASVWDDQPFLLRVWLKFWGQRVDGAIVLTDFGKVDPQVMGIQRVLRVPNGLKDRNPMGLLPKAPRSGSGGTQFLYVGHLCNDKGIPELLRAFAVHVEKYPQATLALVGECLGEFSEERLQAELDSLGLRTAVALVGVLEGSELDQQFRDADVLVFPTHAPYESFGLVMVEAMMWGLPVIATDWRANSEVMGNPLPGICYEIEKTPSGSLSESLGKFEDSTNLWPTWSAIGRQRFLDCYSQERFLGRIEDMISDVLDRTSEVV from the coding sequence TTGAAAAGTGCTGAACATCCTCGTGTTGTCGTGGCTGGACAGATTCCTCCGCCCATTGGTGGACAGGCTCTCATGGTTAGATTTTTGTTTAAGCTCTTGAACGACTCGAAAGCTTACCGAGTCTCGCTGTGGAAGTTTGATTTCACGCGGCGAATTCAGGAAATTAGGAAAGGCGGATTCTCAAAATTGTTTGCCCTTGCTGCTGTTTTGGGGAGGTTGCTGAGGCTCCGTCTTAGAGGGGAGATTGACTTGGTCATCTTCCCAGCTGGCGGGCCGCATTTGGCTCCGCTCGTGCGGGATGCGCTTCTCCTACCTTGTGCGACTCTTCTCTCAAAAAACGTCGTGATGCATTTTCATGCCGCCGGGCTCGCGTCGGTCTGGGACGATCAGCCTTTTCTTCTTCGGGTTTGGCTCAAATTTTGGGGACAGCGGGTGGACGGCGCGATAGTGCTCACTGATTTTGGTAAGGTCGATCCCCAAGTCATGGGAATCCAGAGGGTGTTGCGAGTGCCTAATGGGTTGAAGGATCGCAATCCAATGGGGCTACTTCCCAAAGCTCCTCGATCCGGTTCCGGCGGCACGCAATTTCTTTATGTAGGCCATTTGTGCAATGATAAGGGGATTCCGGAGTTGCTAAGAGCCTTCGCAGTTCACGTTGAGAAGTATCCACAGGCAACTCTAGCCCTAGTGGGGGAGTGCTTGGGGGAGTTTTCCGAAGAGCGCCTTCAAGCCGAATTGGACTCGCTGGGGCTCCGGACGGCAGTCGCCTTGGTAGGTGTTTTAGAGGGAAGCGAGCTCGACCAACAATTCCGGGATGCAGATGTTCTCGTATTCCCAACCCATGCGCCCTACGAATCGTTTGGTCTGGTCATGGTAGAGGCAATGATGTGGGGCTTGCCTGTAATCGCAACCGACTGGCGGGCCAACTCGGAGGTGATGGGAAATCCTCTGCCTGGGATTTGTTATGAAATAGAGAAGACGCCATCCGGATCTCTCTCGGAGAGTCTAGGCAAGTTCGAGGACTCGACAAACCTTTGGCCTACCTGGTCTGCAATTGGCAGGCAGCGGTTTTTAGATTGTTACTCCCAGGAGAGGTTTCTTGGTCGGATTGAAGACATGATCTCCGATGTCTTGGACAGGACGTCTGAAGTAGTATGA
- a CDS encoding NAD(P)-dependent oxidoreductase, which produces MKVFITGGSGFIGSNLVASCCERKWEVINYDIAACLNSEQEQFRIEGDLMNPEGLRETMRESAPDFVVHLAGRTDCDESTTVEDGYQANTQGTQHVLSAIRETPSVKRAIITSSQFVCGPGRLPRDDSDYFPETVYGWSKVETERMTRAADLGCVWTLTRPTNVWGPWHPRYAKEFWRVVARGQYLHPGVRSPVRTYGYVGNVVWQMMAILEQDPKKVHGKVFNLGDPPAPISEWICAFHLGLKGTKPRVLPKWLMVPVALAGDVISAVQRRPFYITSSRLRSMTTDYPTPVDAIQNLLGSAPYSLKHGVDETVLWLAEHGGPDFEYLRP; this is translated from the coding sequence ATGAAGGTGTTTATCACAGGTGGTTCCGGATTCATCGGGTCGAATTTGGTTGCATCATGCTGTGAGCGAAAATGGGAAGTTATAAACTATGATATTGCCGCCTGCCTCAACTCTGAGCAGGAGCAGTTTCGGATTGAGGGGGACTTGATGAATCCTGAAGGGCTCCGTGAGACAATGCGAGAGTCAGCGCCCGACTTTGTTGTTCACTTGGCTGGAAGAACCGATTGTGATGAGTCGACAACAGTGGAGGATGGTTACCAGGCGAATACCCAAGGGACCCAGCATGTTCTATCAGCGATTCGGGAGACTCCATCAGTGAAGCGAGCAATCATCACGTCATCTCAATTTGTCTGTGGACCGGGGCGCCTTCCGCGAGATGATAGCGATTACTTTCCAGAGACAGTATATGGATGGAGTAAGGTGGAAACGGAACGAATGACACGTGCGGCTGACTTGGGTTGCGTCTGGACCCTCACCCGCCCGACGAATGTTTGGGGGCCGTGGCATCCTCGCTATGCCAAAGAGTTTTGGCGCGTGGTGGCGCGCGGCCAATATCTCCACCCTGGGGTGCGCAGTCCAGTTCGCACTTATGGCTATGTCGGTAATGTCGTCTGGCAGATGATGGCGATTCTTGAGCAAGATCCCAAGAAGGTTCACGGAAAGGTTTTCAATCTAGGAGACCCGCCAGCGCCGATTTCTGAATGGATCTGTGCCTTTCATCTTGGATTAAAGGGCACAAAACCTCGTGTCCTTCCAAAATGGTTGATGGTTCCGGTGGCGTTAGCTGGGGACGTAATCAGTGCCGTCCAAAGGAGGCCTTTTTACATCACCAGTTCCAGACTTCGCAGTATGACCACCGATTATCCAACGCCGGTGGATGCAATTCAGAATCTTCTTGGTTCTGCCCCTTATTCGTTGAAACATGGTGTCGATGAGACTGTGCTATGGTTGGCCGAGCATGGAGGCCCTGATTTCGAGTATTTGAGGCCTTGA
- a CDS encoding glycosyltransferase family 1 protein, whose translation MGKGLESLSKVLLVPAHPSEGNASMGRYWCGINEGAEGEDRWVIQAASALENGEANRRSGRARRAWSRYVSYPWVISRRAASVDVVHILDHSSAHLLPRIDRSTVSVVTVHDLIPLEDFSGMTPGQAQRFRRQMKLLRRADALIAVSKFTKREVIRLLGISGERIHVVPNGGPQVEQLMDRGALLAEGGAVQLLSVGSCLPRKNLKILPAVIDGLRSRGVNAELIRVGERMPEALRREFPAGSLEERGFLSDDELEKAYREIPFVIIPSRAEGFGLPVLEAMARGSVVVASSSTSLPEAGGGSALYFHPDSPKEAIRCVEHAMKPEVYAILQKAGWERAKVFSWKQHWEGCAKVYKNVLEKRRAICSAEE comes from the coding sequence ATGGGGAAAGGGTTGGAGAGTCTTTCAAAAGTGCTGCTCGTGCCAGCGCACCCGTCAGAAGGCAATGCGTCAATGGGTCGCTACTGGTGTGGGATAAATGAGGGGGCTGAAGGAGAAGACCGCTGGGTCATTCAAGCAGCTTCGGCGCTGGAAAATGGTGAGGCAAATCGGAGGTCAGGACGTGCACGTCGCGCATGGAGCCGGTATGTGTCTTATCCTTGGGTTATTTCTAGACGTGCTGCTTCGGTAGACGTGGTTCATATCCTCGACCATAGTTCTGCTCATCTTTTACCGCGGATCGACCGTTCTACGGTATCCGTGGTGACGGTTCATGATTTGATCCCTTTGGAGGATTTTTCTGGGATGACGCCCGGCCAAGCCCAACGATTTCGTCGGCAGATGAAACTTTTGAGAAGGGCAGACGCTTTGATTGCAGTATCGAAGTTCACAAAAAGGGAGGTGATAAGGTTGTTGGGGATTTCCGGGGAGCGGATTCATGTGGTGCCAAATGGTGGCCCGCAGGTTGAACAGTTGATGGACAGAGGGGCGCTTCTTGCAGAGGGCGGAGCGGTGCAGTTGCTGTCGGTGGGAAGTTGCTTGCCGCGGAAAAACTTAAAGATCCTCCCAGCAGTAATAGATGGTTTACGGTCGCGGGGAGTGAATGCCGAATTAATCCGTGTAGGTGAGCGTATGCCGGAAGCGCTTAGGCGAGAGTTTCCCGCTGGCTCATTGGAAGAGCGTGGGTTTTTATCTGATGACGAATTGGAAAAGGCCTATCGAGAAATTCCCTTCGTAATCATCCCTTCGAGAGCTGAGGGTTTTGGCTTGCCGGTATTAGAGGCTATGGCAAGGGGAAGTGTGGTGGTTGCAAGTTCTTCGACGAGCCTTCCGGAAGCCGGAGGAGGTTCCGCTCTGTATTTTCATCCTGATTCTCCGAAGGAAGCAATTCGCTGTGTGGAGCATGCGATGAAACCGGAGGTCTATGCAATTCTTCAGAAGGCTGGATGGGAGAGAGCCAAGGTCTTTTCTTGGAAACAGCATTGGGAAGGGTGTGCGAAGGTCTACAAGAACGTTCTGGAGAAGCGCAGGGCCATTTGCTCTGCGGAGGAGTGA
- a CDS encoding glycosyltransferase family 4 protein, whose translation MRVLLMVHNLPEKGKKSGGVPISVSRIAEELGSRAELDVTVGCISGDQAEGFAVWRPIKSTWLVRLCANPIGILVLYPVLLNFVKFPKADVIHFHGEDWFLFRKKKAIVIRTFHGSSKLEMAHTENLLRKCYLGCAGILEGLSAKLAAGVLCVGTETQAIFSSDYYIGNGFSKNCFFPAEKQQRPVVFYNGYWAGRKRGQFAYSVFIEKVLPEMPDAELWFLSDFCSAHSSVKHFRGVTDERLGELYRESWVFLYPSTYEGFGMAYIEAMASGTAIVASDNAGARDVLLDGKYGVICDDAELGREVVRLLRDSRARLRLEMDGLKRSENYTIEKIADDHLAFYQRTLKLCQ comes from the coding sequence ATGAGGGTTTTGCTGATGGTGCATAATCTTCCCGAAAAGGGGAAAAAGTCGGGTGGTGTGCCGATATCAGTTAGTAGAATTGCTGAAGAGTTGGGTTCCCGTGCCGAATTGGATGTGACTGTAGGTTGCATAAGCGGCGACCAAGCAGAAGGCTTCGCTGTTTGGCGGCCAATCAAGTCTACTTGGCTGGTTCGTCTTTGCGCAAATCCAATTGGGATTTTGGTTCTCTATCCGGTATTGTTGAATTTTGTAAAGTTTCCCAAAGCAGATGTCATTCATTTTCATGGAGAAGATTGGTTCTTGTTTCGGAAGAAAAAGGCAATTGTAATAAGAACCTTTCATGGTTCCTCGAAGCTGGAGATGGCCCACACTGAGAATTTGCTTCGAAAGTGCTACTTGGGGTGTGCCGGAATCCTCGAGGGTCTGTCTGCTAAATTAGCCGCAGGTGTTTTGTGCGTGGGCACCGAAACTCAAGCGATTTTTTCAAGCGATTATTATATCGGCAATGGGTTTTCGAAGAATTGTTTTTTCCCCGCTGAGAAACAGCAAAGACCTGTTGTTTTCTATAATGGCTATTGGGCTGGGAGGAAGCGGGGTCAGTTCGCTTATTCAGTATTTATTGAAAAAGTGTTGCCGGAGATGCCAGATGCCGAGTTGTGGTTCCTTTCGGATTTTTGTTCTGCCCATTCGTCCGTAAAACACTTCAGAGGGGTGACCGATGAGCGACTTGGAGAGCTCTATCGGGAATCTTGGGTTTTTCTATATCCCAGCACTTATGAAGGGTTTGGGATGGCTTATATTGAGGCCATGGCTTCTGGAACCGCTATTGTGGCTTCGGATAATGCCGGTGCGCGCGATGTTTTGTTAGATGGGAAATATGGGGTGATTTGTGATGACGCCGAGCTAGGACGTGAGGTTGTTCGTTTGTTGAGAGACAGCAGGGCGCGGTTGCGGCTCGAAATGGATGGGTTGAAGAGATCGGAAAACTATACCATTGAGAAGATTGCGGACGACCACTTGGCTTTCTATCAGAGGACTTTGAAGCTCTGCCAGTAG
- a CDS encoding glycosyltransferase, producing the protein MKDSVYWIIIPVHNRRDTTMRCLKNLSFVGAFLSYGVIVVDDGSSDGTADEVRSHFPEVLIVEGDGQLWWAGATELGMREAISQSNCKGVIWLNDDCLPEEGTLEKLTKFVDDYPDSVVGGVTFTGLYGVYSGFSKVAWGLRKVRLPTEEEFLECDSLNGNCVVFSKMLIDALGCDLRQKQLPQYFGDSYYTLRAKEEGFRVCVSGSAKCQGIDERDEKRKSWIQSSIPMGELWDDRRKKGSALYWPARAYFFPRFWGLNGWLIAIAPYVRMFLIASVRLMPLSLRKFLFKGRQ; encoded by the coding sequence ATGAAAGATAGCGTATATTGGATAATTATTCCGGTTCATAATAGGCGAGACACTACGATGAGGTGTCTTAAAAACTTGAGTTTTGTCGGCGCATTCCTCTCTTATGGAGTCATTGTCGTAGATGATGGATCGTCCGACGGGACGGCTGACGAAGTTCGTTCTCATTTTCCAGAGGTGTTGATCGTGGAAGGAGATGGTCAGCTCTGGTGGGCGGGAGCAACTGAGCTGGGAATGAGGGAGGCGATTAGTCAATCTAATTGCAAGGGGGTGATTTGGCTAAATGACGATTGTCTGCCTGAAGAGGGAACACTAGAAAAGCTCACAAAGTTTGTCGATGACTACCCCGATTCGGTCGTTGGGGGTGTCACCTTCACTGGTCTCTACGGAGTTTATTCAGGATTTAGCAAAGTCGCGTGGGGCTTGAGAAAGGTTCGTCTACCAACAGAAGAAGAGTTCTTGGAGTGCGATTCTCTAAATGGCAATTGTGTGGTATTTTCGAAGATGCTGATTGATGCTCTTGGGTGTGATCTGAGGCAAAAACAATTGCCTCAGTATTTTGGTGATTCTTATTATACATTAAGAGCAAAAGAAGAGGGATTCAGGGTATGTGTAAGTGGCTCGGCGAAATGTCAGGGGATAGATGAACGTGATGAAAAAAGAAAGTCGTGGATACAGAGCAGTATTCCAATGGGCGAGCTCTGGGATGATCGAAGGAAAAAAGGAAGCGCGTTGTATTGGCCTGCTAGGGCTTACTTTTTTCCTCGATTTTGGGGCCTCAATGGCTGGCTGATTGCAATTGCGCCTTATGTAAGAATGTTTCTGATAGCCTCTGTTCGGCTTATGCCGCTTTCCTTAAGAAAATTCTTATTCAAAGGTCGCCAATAG
- a CDS encoding sulfotransferase family 2 domain-containing protein encodes MLSLRKKGQLIWFQHLQKCAGSTIVKVAINNGERLCQNHGNGNPLTRDGRVIPLWTFSRSELTEFIDHTISDGVTFVACEEGSPTFDVLFEDERVYTITSLRDPYERLVSAYNFVSKRRRHPARSLLEYIRSEDKLWSFENYYTRLFSGVGMKETAVDQEDFERAVNTLNTFDAVSHVGKSGWLEQLRAECGWSKSLAKKANTARHYRGSRYIAWQMLRGDFWPLVTRFTKLEKGSDAKRRVLSVLFEHDIKLVSFAYDLTKCR; translated from the coding sequence ATGTTAAGCCTACGAAAAAAGGGTCAGCTAATTTGGTTTCAGCATCTTCAAAAGTGTGCAGGATCTACAATTGTTAAGGTAGCGATCAACAATGGAGAGCGACTGTGCCAAAATCACGGAAATGGCAATCCGCTAACCCGCGACGGCCGAGTCATTCCTCTTTGGACCTTCAGCCGGAGTGAGCTTACCGAGTTTATCGATCACACGATAAGTGATGGGGTCACCTTTGTCGCTTGTGAAGAGGGGTCGCCGACTTTTGATGTGCTCTTTGAGGATGAAAGAGTCTACACGATTACCTCTCTTCGAGATCCGTATGAGCGCCTGGTGTCTGCTTACAATTTCGTCTCGAAACGTCGCCGACACCCAGCTCGCAGCCTTCTAGAATATATAAGATCAGAGGATAAGCTCTGGTCCTTTGAAAACTATTACACAAGATTGTTTTCAGGCGTGGGAATGAAGGAAACTGCTGTCGATCAGGAGGATTTCGAGAGGGCTGTAAATACGCTCAATACTTTCGATGCTGTTTCTCATGTTGGAAAATCGGGATGGCTTGAGCAGTTACGTGCTGAATGCGGATGGAGTAAAAGCCTTGCAAAGAAAGCTAATACGGCAAGACATTACCGCGGGAGTCGATATATTGCTTGGCAAATGCTCAGGGGAGATTTTTGGCCTCTAGTAACACGATTTACTAAGCTTGAGAAAGGAAGCGACGCAAAGCGAAGAGTGCTTTCTGTGCTCTTCGAACACGATATCAAACTTGTGAGCTTTGCCTATGATCTCACAAAATGCCGATGA